In one window of Pseudodesulfovibrio sediminis DNA:
- a CDS encoding DUF2325 domain-containing protein, with translation MCAALVGGMDRLKREYMTEAKKNGVKLKHFTGKERTISSALGKVDFVVLFTNKVSHKARKEVLAAVRGTGVPVYMHHSCGISTLRKCLGEANG, from the coding sequence ATGTGCGCAGCATTAGTCGGCGGAATGGACAGGTTAAAGCGAGAATACATGACCGAAGCAAAAAAGAACGGCGTGAAGCTCAAGCATTTTACAGGCAAGGAGCGCACCATCTCCAGCGCGCTCGGCAAAGTCGATTTTGTGGTTCTTTTCACCAACAAGGTTTCTCACAAGGCGCGCAAGGAAGTGTTGGCCGCTGTGCGCGGAACAGGCGTTCCCGTATACATGCATCACTCCTGTGGAATCAGCACGCTGCGCAAGTGCCTGGGTGAAGCCAACGGATAG
- a CDS encoding TOBE domain-containing protein: protein MKLSARNLVPGKVKEVTVGMVNAEVVIEVAPGVEVASVITKNSVDRMDIKVGDEVKAMIKATSVMIAKD from the coding sequence ATGAAATTAAGCGCACGTAATCTGGTCCCCGGCAAGGTCAAGGAAGTAACTGTTGGTATGGTCAACGCTGAAGTCGTCATCGAAGTTGCTCCCGGTGTGGAAGTTGCTTCGGTCATCACAAAGAATTCTGTTGATCGGATGGACATCAAGGTCGGTGACGAAGTCAAGGCCATGATCAAGGCCACAAGTGTCATGATCGCAAAAGATTAG
- a CDS encoding right-handed parallel beta-helix repeat-containing protein — protein sequence MKNPDKTGNFMLMKSTTRTFLLICAVLLLTLPAMADDITVVGTGQPSQDVANVQTAVEKGGNILLKGTFNFGPEGRVIIRKNVRIKGEADSIGEPLTTITGGFWTFYSPLPVKGAPPANKGPIVAIEALRFDGAKGTPLHFPHVGGLDVRGCTVMDVIPQSVDIEWSDGDTLPFQAGIIVGNRIDYTKEALKRAVTGTIRIEDNRFYMENNRPHATAGYGVLVDWTWGTEITISQNIINRSSRNGIEVLDNIRGDKGEGTIEISDNRIVTDDEGINYPNKYGPNGIVAGWFFNTSGGADFVRNSRIGISGNRIEARGEASTGLLLYANDMVVTCNDIIMAGGTNARGIVQTGSRGFFANNRVRGEARYAIFCYPFEALAATANTFAWTELNNFTAIKGQILLGGTVNLVVGTDVAINDKGKGNRLVNTPSCALPEIDPEGDTWEPVDD from the coding sequence TTGAAAAACCCTGACAAAACAGGTAATTTCATGCTCATGAAATCGACAACCCGCACCTTCCTGCTCATCTGCGCCGTCCTCCTGCTCACCCTGCCGGCCATGGCCGACGACATCACAGTTGTCGGCACCGGACAGCCGTCCCAGGACGTGGCCAATGTACAGACCGCCGTAGAAAAAGGCGGCAATATACTGCTCAAGGGCACGTTCAACTTCGGCCCTGAAGGGCGTGTCATCATTCGCAAAAATGTCCGCATCAAGGGCGAAGCCGATTCCATTGGCGAACCGTTGACCACCATTACGGGCGGATTCTGGACATTCTATTCTCCCCTGCCCGTCAAGGGTGCTCCGCCGGCGAACAAGGGGCCCATCGTGGCCATTGAAGCCCTCCGCTTTGACGGGGCCAAAGGCACGCCCCTCCACTTTCCGCATGTGGGCGGGCTGGACGTGCGCGGCTGCACCGTCATGGACGTCATCCCCCAAAGCGTGGACATCGAATGGAGCGATGGCGACACCTTGCCTTTCCAGGCCGGCATCATTGTCGGCAACCGCATCGATTATACCAAGGAAGCGCTCAAACGGGCCGTCACCGGAACTATCCGCATTGAAGACAACCGCTTCTACATGGAAAACAACAGACCGCATGCAACCGCAGGGTATGGCGTTCTTGTGGACTGGACCTGGGGCACGGAGATCACGATCAGCCAGAATATCATCAACCGTTCCTCCAGAAACGGCATCGAGGTGCTTGATAATATTCGTGGAGACAAGGGCGAAGGAACGATAGAAATTTCCGATAACCGCATCGTCACCGACGATGAAGGCATCAACTATCCCAACAAATACGGTCCCAACGGCATTGTGGCGGGTTGGTTTTTCAATACGTCAGGCGGCGCCGACTTTGTCCGCAACAGCCGTATTGGCATCAGCGGCAACCGTATTGAGGCACGCGGCGAAGCGTCCACCGGTCTGCTGCTCTACGCCAACGACATGGTGGTCACCTGCAATGACATCATCATGGCCGGCGGAACCAATGCGCGGGGCATCGTCCAGACAGGCTCCCGAGGCTTTTTCGCCAACAATCGAGTACGCGGCGAGGCCCGGTACGCCATTTTCTGCTATCCTTTCGAAGCGCTCGCGGCCACGGCAAACACCTTTGCCTGGACAGAGCTGAACAACTTCACCGCCATCAAGGGACAGATTCTGCTCGGCGGGACCGTGAATCTCGTGGTGGGAACGGACGTGGCGATCAATGACAAGGGAAAAGGCAACCGACTGGTCAACACGCCCTCCTGCGCACTGCCCGAAATAGACCCGGAAGGCGACACCTGGGAACCGGTCGATGATTAA
- a CDS encoding tetratricopeptide repeat protein, whose product MSFFSKLIPPSRKGHKNFERGRAAELRADYSKAEAYFTTAAEAFDAHLTLLETEGEEARPSHLVMAGICYTRTGRFEDALRVLDACIERKKIPDAFLNAGYAAAKLGLADRTVAYWQAYPDWAGQRVIANTLTDLVKAIRKQENPDLQGACEAVALAVAKQDKTNQRDRRFRDRGHKHSEFRQGY is encoded by the coding sequence ATGTCATTCTTCTCCAAATTGATCCCGCCCTCACGCAAGGGGCACAAGAATTTTGAACGAGGCCGGGCCGCAGAACTTCGTGCGGACTATTCCAAGGCAGAGGCGTATTTCACCACGGCGGCCGAGGCGTTTGACGCGCACCTGACCTTGCTGGAAACCGAGGGAGAAGAAGCGCGGCCTTCGCACCTGGTCATGGCCGGTATCTGCTATACCCGCACCGGCCGATTCGAGGACGCCCTGCGGGTGCTGGATGCGTGCATTGAGCGCAAGAAAATCCCTGACGCCTTTCTCAATGCGGGATACGCCGCAGCAAAGCTTGGTCTGGCAGACCGGACCGTGGCGTACTGGCAGGCGTATCCTGACTGGGCTGGTCAGCGGGTCATAGCCAACACGCTTACGGATCTGGTCAAAGCCATACGCAAGCAGGAAAATCCAGACCTGCAGGGAGCGTGTGAAGCCGTGGCCCTGGCAGTGGCCAAACAGGACAAGACCAACCAGCGAGACCGCCGTTTTCGGGACCGAGGCCACAAGCACTCCGAGTTCAGGCAGGGGTATTGA
- the groL gene encoding chaperonin GroEL (60 kDa chaperone family; promotes refolding of misfolded polypeptides especially under stressful conditions; forms two stacked rings of heptamers to form a barrel-shaped 14mer; ends can be capped by GroES; misfolded proteins enter the barrel where they are refolded when GroES binds): protein MAKAIDYKAVAREGMQNGVNILANAVRVTLGPKGRNVMLEKAWGAPQVTKDGVTVAEKIDLEDKLENMGAQMVKEVASKTNEIAGDGTTTATVLAQAIFNEGVKLLAAGRNPMSLKRGIDKAVEAVVAELDAMAKPVKKTSEIAQVGAISANNDTTIGDILAQAVDKVGDNGVITVEESQGLTTELDVVEGMQWDQGYLSPYFVNDADKQAAVYENPFILLSEGKISSIKPLVPILEAVAKAERPLLIIAETVENDALAGLTINAMRGSLKACAVKAPGFGDRRKDMIRDIAIMTGATPVSEDTATTLESIQPGDFGTAKKVVVDKNNTLIVDGAGDKKAIAQRCEEISNMAQNSSSDYDREKLQERLAKMVGGVAVIKVGAPTEIEMKERKDRVDDALNATRAAVDEGIIPGGGTALVRAGKVLAKLKVADDTEQAGVDIIAKAIEEPLKQIANNCGLEGTVIVAKVKEQKGNNGFNAATGEFTNLVKEGVIDPKKVTRIALQNASSVSSMLLTTECAISEFVAEED from the coding sequence ATGGCAAAAGCAATTGATTACAAAGCGGTCGCCCGTGAGGGCATGCAGAACGGCGTCAACATCCTGGCCAATGCTGTCAGGGTCACCCTTGGTCCCAAGGGCCGCAACGTCATGCTGGAAAAAGCATGGGGCGCTCCTCAGGTCACCAAGGACGGCGTGACCGTAGCCGAGAAGATCGACCTGGAAGACAAGCTCGAAAACATGGGCGCTCAGATGGTCAAGGAAGTCGCTTCCAAAACCAATGAAATCGCCGGTGACGGCACCACCACCGCCACGGTTCTGGCTCAGGCCATTTTCAACGAAGGCGTCAAACTGCTGGCCGCCGGTCGCAACCCCATGTCCCTCAAACGCGGCATCGACAAAGCCGTTGAAGCCGTGGTTGCCGAACTCGACGCCATGGCCAAGCCGGTCAAGAAGACCTCCGAAATCGCCCAGGTCGGTGCCATCTCCGCCAACAACGACACCACCATCGGCGACATCCTCGCCCAGGCTGTGGACAAGGTCGGCGACAACGGCGTCATCACCGTGGAAGAGTCCCAGGGACTGACCACCGAGTTGGACGTTGTTGAAGGCATGCAGTGGGATCAGGGCTACCTCTCCCCCTACTTTGTCAACGATGCCGACAAACAGGCCGCTGTATACGAGAATCCTTTCATCCTGCTTTCCGAGGGCAAAATCTCCAGCATCAAGCCGCTGGTTCCCATTCTGGAAGCCGTGGCCAAGGCTGAACGTCCTCTGCTCATCATCGCAGAGACCGTTGAAAACGACGCTCTGGCCGGTCTGACCATCAACGCCATGCGCGGCTCCCTGAAAGCCTGCGCCGTCAAGGCCCCCGGTTTCGGCGACCGCCGCAAGGACATGATCCGCGACATCGCCATCATGACCGGCGCCACCCCGGTCTCCGAAGACACCGCCACCACCCTGGAGTCCATCCAGCCCGGCGACTTCGGTACTGCCAAAAAAGTCGTGGTCGACAAGAACAACACCCTCATCGTTGACGGTGCTGGCGACAAGAAAGCCATTGCACAGCGTTGCGAAGAAATCTCCAACATGGCGCAGAACTCCTCCTCCGACTACGACCGCGAAAAGCTCCAGGAGCGCCTCGCCAAGATGGTCGGCGGCGTTGCAGTGATCAAAGTGGGCGCCCCCACCGAGATCGAAATGAAAGAGCGCAAGGATCGCGTCGACGACGCACTGAACGCAACCCGCGCAGCCGTTGACGAGGGCATCATCCCCGGCGGCGGCACCGCTCTGGTGCGTGCAGGCAAGGTCCTGGCCAAGCTCAAGGTCGCTGACGACACCGAGCAGGCCGGCGTGGACATCATCGCCAAGGCCATTGAAGAGCCTCTCAAGCAGATCGCCAACAACTGCGGCCTCGAAGGCACCGTCATCGTCGCCAAGGTCAAGGAACAGAAAGGCAACAACGGCTTCAATGCCGCTACCGGCGAATTCACCAATCTGGTGAAGGAAGGCGTCATCGATCCCAAGAAGGTGACCCGCATCGCCCTGCAGAATGCCTCTTCCGTGTCCAGCATGCTGCTGACCACCGAATGCGCCATCTCCGAATTCGTGGCAGAAGAAGACTAA
- a CDS encoding co-chaperone GroES translates to MGLKPLHDRVIVQRKAEEEKTAGGIYIPDSAKEKPQGGIIVAAGPECKTVAEGDIILFAKYAGSEFSMDGDELIIMREDDILGVFA, encoded by the coding sequence ATGGGTTTGAAACCATTGCATGATCGCGTCATTGTTCAGAGAAAGGCAGAAGAAGAAAAAACAGCCGGGGGCATCTACATCCCGGATTCCGCCAAAGAGAAACCGCAGGGCGGTATCATCGTGGCCGCAGGTCCCGAGTGCAAGACCGTTGCCGAAGGCGACATCATCCTGTTTGCCAAGTATGCTGGCAGCGAATTCAGCATGGACGGCGACGAGCTGATCATCATGCGCGAAGACGACATCCTCGGCGTATTTGCATAA
- a CDS encoding alpha,alpha-trehalose-phosphate synthase (UDP-forming) has product MSDTQPGLQRLVVVSNRLPVALKKVDDAWAVKQGAGGLVTAMAPVLKNRGGAWIGWAGASSDPDMDVDGLLSDFCSDAGYDLATVPLTKQEVDDYYFGFSNEIIWPLFHDLQTRCRFHPRYWRAYLDVNFKFAEVVARKSTPDDYIWVQDYHLMHQAFFLKSMGVKRNTGFFLHIPFPPPDIFMKLPWRWKVIQALTEYDLVGFQTVQDRRNFMGCLQRLMPEAKAEGRGAVVTVTVGNRRFRLGAFPISIDYNQFSGLAKRPEVAQQAFDVKEALRHRKIILGVDRLDYTKGIPERIQSFHTLLRRYPDMVGKVNFIQIAVPSREEVDEYKELRQEIEQLVGRVNGEFSFPGWVPVHYHYRSLPHEELVAYYSAADIGLVTPLRDGMNLVAKEYCACNNSGSGVLVLSEFAGAAAQLQKHAYLVNPYDMEGIAKALHRALHWGRDERKASMLKLREQVRKNNIFWWVDSFLQAGISKKLDDFPEIETVQFERQ; this is encoded by the coding sequence ATGAGTGATACACAGCCCGGATTACAGCGACTTGTAGTGGTATCAAATCGTTTGCCTGTGGCCTTGAAGAAAGTTGATGATGCATGGGCCGTCAAGCAGGGGGCCGGTGGGCTGGTTACAGCCATGGCTCCGGTGCTCAAGAACCGCGGTGGTGCCTGGATCGGCTGGGCCGGGGCGTCGTCTGACCCGGACATGGATGTTGATGGCCTGTTGAGTGATTTTTGTAGTGATGCCGGGTATGATCTGGCCACGGTACCGCTGACGAAGCAGGAAGTGGATGACTACTATTTCGGTTTTTCCAATGAGATAATCTGGCCGCTTTTCCACGATCTGCAGACCCGTTGTCGGTTCCACCCGCGCTATTGGCGTGCCTATCTGGACGTGAACTTCAAGTTTGCGGAGGTGGTGGCCCGCAAATCGACACCGGACGATTACATCTGGGTGCAGGATTACCACCTCATGCACCAGGCGTTTTTTCTCAAATCCATGGGCGTGAAGCGGAACACCGGGTTCTTCCTGCATATTCCGTTTCCTCCGCCGGACATCTTCATGAAACTGCCATGGCGCTGGAAGGTCATTCAGGCGTTGACGGAGTATGATCTGGTGGGTTTTCAGACCGTACAGGACAGGCGTAACTTCATGGGTTGCCTTCAGCGTCTCATGCCCGAGGCCAAGGCGGAGGGGCGTGGGGCCGTGGTTACTGTGACCGTGGGCAACCGTCGGTTCCGTCTGGGGGCGTTCCCCATCTCCATTGATTACAATCAATTTTCCGGTCTGGCCAAGCGGCCCGAGGTGGCCCAGCAGGCGTTTGATGTGAAGGAGGCCCTCCGGCATCGCAAGATCATTCTCGGCGTGGATCGTCTTGATTATACCAAGGGCATCCCGGAGCGCATTCAATCGTTCCATACCCTGTTGCGGCGGTACCCGGACATGGTTGGCAAGGTGAATTTCATCCAGATAGCCGTGCCGAGCCGCGAGGAAGTGGACGAGTACAAGGAGCTGCGTCAGGAGATTGAACAGCTGGTTGGCCGGGTCAATGGAGAGTTCTCCTTTCCCGGTTGGGTGCCGGTTCATTATCATTATCGCAGTCTGCCCCATGAGGAATTGGTGGCCTATTATTCGGCCGCCGACATCGGCCTGGTCACGCCGCTGCGGGATGGCATGAATCTGGTGGCCAAGGAGTATTGCGCATGCAACAACTCAGGGAGCGGCGTGTTGGTCCTGAGCGAGTTTGCCGGTGCCGCTGCCCAGCTTCAGAAGCACGCCTATCTGGTCAACCCGTATGACATGGAAGGTATTGCCAAGGCCCTGCACCGCGCTCTGCACTGGGGCAGAGATGAGCGGAAGGCGAGCATGTTGAAACTCCGTGAGCAGGTGCGAAAAAACAACATCTTCTGGTGGGTGGATTCCTTTCTCCAGGCAGGTATCTCCAAGAAGCTCGATGACTTCCCGGAGATCGAGACGGTGCAGTTCGAGCGACAATAG
- a CDS encoding DUF697 domain-containing protein, protein MSRAMKNFLTIAGVVIIGAFLAFLYDCVVGLSDFAGRIHPELPSFVFWILFTLVFGTLGWLVAVALVRPRPIMVHADPTEEELRQFRSQLMKRLSRNRILKDNGVVVNDETGMEVGLNVLRSRADEEIRTTAKRVFVGTAISQNGRLDALVVLFLIARLVWRISKLYNQRPHSRELINLYANIAITAFLAGSIDEFGIEEYVHELMGPLVATSAIGAMPGAEAVAGTVTASILSGSTNSLLATRCGIVARNYMSLELDTRGRMRRSATLEAAKMFVSVSGESITRVTKLLLKGSSGAVKNGAKKAAKSMGKTFTGAAGNVGTGARTVGRGVKDSAKSMGREVKDSAKAMGREVRYSARTVVDGVDKVVDKTADGIKRSARKVEETVKEVSREISPAVGKAEAAVARAGGFFSKAGKSVEKRVRKTRDAVLRKKKGSDGKEG, encoded by the coding sequence ATGTCGAGAGCCATGAAGAATTTCCTGACCATCGCAGGGGTCGTCATCATCGGGGCATTTCTTGCCTTCTTGTATGATTGCGTTGTGGGGCTGTCCGACTTTGCCGGGCGGATACACCCGGAACTGCCCTCGTTTGTTTTCTGGATTCTGTTCACGCTGGTTTTCGGCACGTTGGGCTGGCTGGTGGCGGTTGCCCTGGTGCGCCCCCGACCGATCATGGTGCATGCCGATCCTACCGAAGAGGAGCTGCGGCAGTTCCGTTCGCAGTTGATGAAACGACTGTCCAGAAACCGCATCCTCAAGGACAACGGGGTGGTGGTCAATGACGAGACCGGGATGGAGGTGGGGCTCAACGTACTCCGGTCCCGGGCCGATGAAGAGATTCGTACCACGGCCAAACGTGTCTTCGTGGGCACGGCCATCTCCCAGAACGGGCGGCTGGATGCGCTGGTGGTTCTGTTTCTCATTGCGCGTTTGGTCTGGCGCATCTCAAAGCTGTATAATCAACGGCCGCACAGTCGCGAGCTGATCAACCTGTATGCCAATATTGCGATCACGGCGTTTTTGGCCGGGAGCATAGACGAGTTCGGCATAGAGGAATATGTCCATGAACTCATGGGACCGCTGGTGGCCACCTCGGCCATCGGGGCCATGCCCGGCGCCGAGGCTGTGGCCGGCACCGTAACCGCCTCCATTCTGAGCGGCTCGACAAACTCCCTGCTCGCCACCCGCTGTGGTATCGTGGCGCGCAATTATATGAGCCTTGAGCTCGATACACGGGGCCGTATGCGTCGCAGTGCCACGCTGGAAGCGGCCAAAATGTTTGTGTCCGTCAGTGGGGAATCCATCACCCGCGTGACCAAGCTTCTGCTCAAGGGATCGTCCGGTGCGGTGAAGAACGGCGCGAAAAAGGCGGCCAAGTCCATGGGCAAGACCTTTACCGGTGCGGCCGGAAATGTCGGTACGGGTGCCAGAACTGTTGGACGGGGCGTCAAGGATTCTGCCAAATCCATGGGGCGCGAAGTCAAGGACTCGGCAAAGGCCATGGGACGAGAGGTGCGCTATTCGGCCAGGACCGTAGTGGATGGCGTGGACAAGGTCGTGGACAAGACCGCAGACGGAATCAAACGTTCGGCTCGTAAGGTGGAAGAGACCGTCAAAGAGGTCTCTCGTGAGATTTCTCCGGCCGTGGGCAAGGCGGAAGCAGCCGTTGCCAGGGCTGGCGGGTTCTTTTCCAAGGCGGGAAAATCTGTGGAGAAGCGGGTGCGGAAGACGCGTGATGCCGTGCTACGGAAAAAGAAGGGATCTGATGGGAAAGAGGGCTAG
- a CDS encoding C40 family peptidase, with product MLLSCLLLAALASMVGCASHTADIPPGATPAVRATPDTKQAAAIVRTASVLKGAPYKWGGYSPETGFDCSGLIWFVYHQHGINLPRMSWQQFGVGTAIHKSEIRPGDLVFYKVNKSGKTLHVGIVTDRGTFIHAPSSGKQVMESNLNLQYWKRHYIGARRVF from the coding sequence ATGCTTCTGAGCTGCCTCTTGCTGGCAGCTCTCGCGTCCATGGTCGGGTGCGCGTCCCACACGGCTGACATCCCGCCGGGGGCCACGCCTGCCGTACGGGCAACGCCGGACACGAAACAGGCCGCAGCCATTGTCCGCACGGCGAGCGTGCTCAAGGGAGCGCCCTACAAATGGGGCGGCTACTCACCGGAAACCGGCTTTGATTGTTCGGGATTGATCTGGTTCGTCTACCACCAGCACGGCATCAACCTGCCCAGGATGTCCTGGCAGCAGTTCGGCGTCGGCACCGCCATACACAAAAGCGAAATCAGGCCTGGTGATCTGGTCTTCTACAAAGTCAATAAATCAGGGAAAACACTGCATGTGGGCATTGTGACGGACCGGGGCACGTTTATCCATGCGCCCAGCTCCGGCAAACAGGTCATGGAATCGAACCTGAACCTCCAATACTGGAAAAGACATTATATCGGGGCGCGTCGAGTTTTCTAG
- a CDS encoding BON domain-containing protein: MRKILCLFIVLNMLFMASGCTIYNVSMDERSVGDQASDEQITFQIKGKFLEDDSVKYLDFDAASYYGHVYIVGEYESTTQIDRAVQIARSVDGVRDVTRYMLPKRPDDHCGTTDNLEIYARLKEKLISDGDTWSTNVNIKVVQCNVVLLGIVGSKAEINRVIAHAKSVAGVRSVKSYLKAQPR, translated from the coding sequence ATGCGAAAAATATTGTGTCTTTTCATAGTGTTGAACATGTTGTTCATGGCGTCTGGTTGTACGATATACAACGTGAGCATGGACGAGAGAAGCGTGGGCGATCAGGCCTCTGATGAACAGATCACGTTCCAAATCAAGGGGAAATTTCTGGAAGACGACAGCGTCAAATATCTCGATTTTGACGCGGCCAGCTATTATGGGCACGTCTACATCGTCGGCGAGTATGAAAGCACCACCCAGATCGACAGGGCCGTGCAGATAGCCCGCAGCGTCGATGGAGTGCGCGACGTCACGCGATACATGCTTCCCAAGCGACCAGACGATCACTGCGGCACCACCGACAACCTTGAAATCTATGCCAGGCTCAAGGAAAAGCTCATCAGCGACGGCGACACCTGGTCCACCAATGTGAACATCAAGGTGGTCCAGTGCAACGTGGTCCTGCTTGGTATTGTCGGGTCCAAGGCTGAGATCAACAGGGTCATTGCCCATGCCAAGAGCGTGGCAGGCGTCCGTTCTGTCAAATCCTATCTCAAGGCTCAACCGCGATGA
- a CDS encoding pseudouridine synthase: protein MPAAQFITVTDAESGQKLLQFLERRLTGDVPRSAIQRWIRKGQVRVDKGRKKPFDRIQSGQIVRIPPYTPGESSATVTTGPLETVYEDDDIIAIAKPAGLAAHGGDGITDSVMARLRAIHAEADFMPTLPHRLDRDTSGLLLAAKNYAALRRLNECFASGGVGKLYLAWVKGRWSAAGTTLLEDQLEKSGMPGEERVRAGSGKTALAEVTGLIVGQKYSLVAICLITGRTHQIRVQLASRNHPVVGDRKYGKGNERGAMRLHCSAMHIEGKALSLAPPWTGKWEAPPDTVREALALIQK from the coding sequence ATGCCTGCAGCCCAGTTCATCACTGTCACGGACGCCGAATCCGGCCAGAAGCTCCTTCAATTCCTTGAACGGCGACTGACCGGCGATGTGCCGCGCTCGGCCATCCAGCGATGGATTCGCAAGGGACAGGTACGTGTGGACAAGGGGCGCAAAAAACCGTTCGACCGCATCCAAAGCGGGCAAATCGTGCGCATCCCTCCCTATACGCCGGGCGAAAGCTCCGCGACCGTAACCACCGGCCCGCTGGAGACTGTCTATGAAGATGACGATATCATTGCCATCGCCAAGCCTGCCGGACTGGCAGCGCATGGCGGGGACGGCATCACCGATTCGGTCATGGCCCGTCTGCGCGCCATCCACGCCGAGGCGGACTTCATGCCCACTCTGCCCCACCGGCTGGACCGGGACACCTCCGGCCTCCTGCTGGCAGCCAAGAACTATGCAGCCCTGCGCAGGCTCAACGAGTGTTTCGCCTCCGGCGGCGTGGGCAAGCTCTATCTTGCCTGGGTCAAGGGAAGGTGGAGTGCAGCCGGAACAACCCTGCTCGAAGATCAATTGGAGAAATCAGGAATGCCCGGCGAAGAAAGAGTCCGCGCCGGTTCGGGCAAGACCGCCCTTGCCGAGGTAACGGGACTCATTGTCGGACAGAAATACAGTCTGGTGGCCATCTGCCTGATCACGGGACGCACGCATCAGATCCGCGTGCAGCTCGCCTCGCGCAACCATCCGGTCGTGGGAGATCGCAAGTACGGAAAGGGCAACGAACGCGGCGCCATGCGCCTGCACTGCTCCGCCATGCACATTGAAGGAAAGGCCCTCTCACTGGCCCCGCCGTGGACCGGAAAATGGGAAGCGCCTCCCGACACTGTGCGAGAGGCGCTTGCGTTGATACAGAAATAA
- a CDS encoding YdbL family protein — translation MRNKTPLILIVTLAVCLMASVALAGSLKDRMIARRPAVAALLADGTVGENNQGFLEFKGPKKQADVIAAENKDRVTVYQAIARKTGATPDIVAQRRAAQIAQQAAPGTWLQKPDGSWYKK, via the coding sequence ATGCGCAATAAAACACCACTCATCCTCATCGTCACTCTCGCTGTCTGCCTGATGGCAAGCGTGGCTCTGGCCGGAAGTCTCAAGGACCGCATGATCGCACGCAGACCCGCAGTGGCCGCGTTGCTGGCTGACGGCACCGTGGGCGAAAACAATCAGGGCTTCCTCGAATTCAAGGGCCCGAAAAAGCAGGCAGACGTTATTGCCGCAGAGAACAAGGACAGGGTTACCGTCTATCAGGCCATTGCCCGAAAGACCGGTGCCACACCGGATATCGTGGCCCAGCGCAGAGCGGCCCAGATCGCCCAGCAGGCTGCACCCGGCACATGGCTGCAAAAGCCCGACGGCAGTTGGTACAAGAAATAG